A genomic stretch from Marinimicrobium sp. C6131 includes:
- a CDS encoding TonB-dependent receptor, with protein MPTVFNKKLLSLVVCSAAVATTQPAVAQGDEALLEEIVVRGMRSSIETSQDIKRNADTFKDVITASDIGALPDRSVTEALQRVPGVTIERFASSDDPKHYADEGTGVLVRGLDRVRSEINGRDAFSANPWGGLSYEDFPAELLGSVEVVKNQTADLISGGIAGTVNLITRKPFDSEGRLVSLNAKGHYGDYREEVTPSFSALFSDNWETSAGRFGFLIAGSQSEYQTRGDGVGLGNYHSRGVLDTFSYDEWGTATPGVIEGQYSNPCIPGASDWRACDALGFEDTVQYDAEDAAAFVPPYEGEALEGQPDGVTWYAPANYHISTAENDRERTGFTTSLQWANTDETIVATLEHINSKASLEWRERVIASGDRGFLPYVPNTIQWFDERDEGRPLTVNNQTDYDGDGFLTSGVGRANHPEMPLQFRSRYNYNENTVEDTSLNVQLNPSDRMTLSLDYQRVESTQVVHNYNLTSRINGNQTFEHAPFFMDLRGDTPTFEYLNSNTSNPPEVDGPVDGTYTNPILRLSNGMQQEVDASAESDSFQVDFQYDFDGAFTSIQAGAYYSEKDLAIADTEYEGWQALGTPWSAEGSYNASPQVAPELFERVSFADQYDGKVVQGPNNSFLFPRMDLSENYIQTLRDGCGSWSALGNAMDGSGECALPYEDLDDRLYSHFAPRHISSTNEERSEFYVRGNFEFDDWAVPLTGNVGLRYVNYQLASTGNVTLPPTARRGTSEDESLYQVMRDDYPEIFALASGDSMLSTVQGTDYDTVLPSLNLSFGLTEDVVLRFGASKGLYYPTLTDARNSMVVSLDYTEVLQDPSEGKDEETNPVVDLTDIEISANARNPYLEPEESINLDLSAEWYFAPVGSLTVGLFHKDLDNIIRNRQFDTEVEHAGYTYPVSADGPANTGSGTIRGVEFSYSQFYDMLPGAWSGLGMQLNFTYIDQDGLEDPNSNPSEGIRYSGDGTPITDNRNSFRRFTGLPLVGYSDQNANIVGMYEYEDIRFRLAYTWRSEYLLTMRESEEFVPTYAKAQGMMDASLYYDISDIWSVGLEASNLLDEETKTQYQLNQAGDRTDALSFTTDRRYALSVRAVF; from the coding sequence ATGCCAACCGTGTTCAATAAAAAGCTGCTCAGCCTGGTGGTCTGCAGTGCCGCCGTGGCGACTACCCAACCCGCCGTGGCGCAGGGGGACGAGGCGCTACTGGAGGAAATCGTGGTGCGCGGAATGCGCTCCAGTATCGAAACCTCCCAGGACATCAAGCGCAATGCGGATACCTTCAAGGACGTCATTACCGCGTCGGACATTGGCGCGCTCCCGGATCGTAGCGTGACCGAAGCGCTGCAGCGGGTGCCGGGGGTTACCATTGAGCGTTTTGCCTCCTCCGATGATCCCAAGCACTACGCCGACGAAGGCACGGGCGTGCTGGTGCGGGGCCTGGATCGGGTGCGCAGTGAAATCAACGGCCGTGACGCCTTCAGCGCGAACCCTTGGGGTGGCTTGAGTTATGAGGATTTCCCGGCGGAGCTGCTGGGATCCGTGGAAGTGGTCAAGAACCAGACCGCCGATTTGATTTCCGGCGGCATTGCCGGGACGGTCAATCTGATCACCCGCAAACCCTTTGATTCTGAAGGACGGCTCGTCTCCCTGAATGCGAAGGGCCACTATGGGGACTACCGGGAGGAGGTGACGCCGTCCTTCTCGGCCCTGTTCTCCGACAACTGGGAAACCAGTGCGGGTCGGTTCGGCTTTCTGATCGCGGGCTCCCAGTCTGAATACCAAACCCGCGGCGATGGCGTTGGCCTGGGGAATTACCACAGCCGTGGTGTGTTGGACACCTTCTCCTATGACGAGTGGGGCACCGCTACTCCCGGGGTGATTGAAGGCCAGTATTCCAACCCCTGTATTCCGGGCGCCTCTGATTGGCGTGCCTGTGATGCCCTGGGTTTTGAAGACACCGTCCAATACGATGCCGAAGATGCCGCCGCCTTTGTGCCGCCCTACGAGGGCGAGGCGCTGGAAGGTCAGCCCGACGGGGTCACCTGGTATGCGCCGGCCAACTACCACATCAGCACCGCGGAAAATGACCGTGAGCGCACGGGCTTTACCACCTCATTGCAGTGGGCCAATACCGATGAAACCATCGTGGCTACACTGGAACACATCAACTCCAAAGCCTCTCTGGAGTGGCGCGAGCGAGTGATTGCGTCGGGGGACCGCGGCTTCCTGCCGTATGTGCCCAATACCATTCAGTGGTTTGATGAGCGCGATGAGGGCCGGCCGCTGACCGTCAATAACCAGACCGATTACGATGGGGATGGCTTTCTGACCTCGGGCGTAGGCCGTGCCAACCATCCGGAAATGCCGTTGCAATTCCGCTCGCGCTACAACTACAACGAAAATACGGTGGAAGACACCTCGCTCAATGTGCAGTTGAACCCCTCTGATCGCATGACCCTGTCGCTGGACTATCAGCGGGTGGAGTCGACGCAGGTGGTCCACAACTACAACCTGACCTCGCGCATCAACGGCAACCAGACCTTTGAGCACGCGCCCTTTTTTATGGACTTGCGAGGCGATACGCCGACCTTTGAGTATCTGAACTCGAACACCTCCAACCCGCCCGAAGTTGATGGGCCGGTGGACGGCACCTACACCAACCCGATACTGCGGCTGAGCAATGGCATGCAGCAGGAAGTGGATGCCAGCGCCGAATCGGACAGCTTCCAGGTGGATTTCCAGTACGATTTCGACGGCGCTTTCACCTCCATCCAAGCGGGTGCCTACTACTCGGAAAAAGACCTGGCCATTGCCGATACCGAGTATGAGGGTTGGCAGGCGCTGGGTACGCCCTGGTCCGCTGAAGGCTCCTACAACGCTTCGCCGCAAGTGGCGCCGGAGCTGTTTGAGCGGGTCAGCTTTGCCGATCAGTACGACGGAAAAGTAGTGCAGGGGCCGAACAACAGCTTCCTGTTTCCCCGAATGGATCTGTCCGAAAATTATATTCAGACCCTGCGCGACGGTTGTGGCTCCTGGAGTGCACTGGGTAACGCCATGGACGGCAGCGGCGAGTGTGCCCTACCCTATGAAGACCTGGACGATCGTCTGTACAGCCACTTCGCGCCGCGTCATATCAGCTCGACCAACGAAGAGCGCAGTGAATTCTATGTTCGCGGGAACTTCGAGTTTGACGATTGGGCGGTTCCTCTGACCGGTAATGTCGGTCTGCGTTATGTGAACTATCAACTGGCGTCTACGGGCAATGTGACTCTGCCGCCCACCGCTCGGCGCGGTACCAGCGAAGATGAATCACTGTATCAGGTGATGAGAGACGACTATCCGGAAATCTTCGCACTCGCCTCCGGAGACTCCATGCTCAGTACCGTTCAGGGCACCGACTACGACACCGTTCTGCCCAGCCTGAACCTGAGCTTCGGCCTCACCGAAGATGTGGTATTGCGCTTTGGCGCCTCCAAGGGACTGTATTACCCAACCCTGACCGACGCCCGCAACAGCATGGTGGTGAGTCTGGATTACACCGAGGTACTGCAGGATCCGAGCGAGGGGAAAGACGAAGAGACCAACCCGGTAGTCGATCTGACGGATATCGAGATCAGCGCCAATGCGCGCAATCCCTACCTGGAACCGGAAGAGTCCATTAACCTGGACTTGAGTGCCGAGTGGTACTTTGCCCCGGTGGGTTCTCTGACGGTTGGTCTGTTCCACAAGGACCTGGATAACATCATCCGCAACCGCCAGTTTGACACCGAGGTTGAGCACGCGGGTTATACCTATCCGGTGTCCGCCGACGGTCCGGCCAACACCGGATCCGGCACGATCCGCGGGGTCGAATTTTCATACTCCCAGTTCTACGATATGTTACCGGGAGCCTGGAGCGGCCTGGGTATGCAGTTGAACTTCACCTATATCGATCAGGATGGCCTGGAAGACCCCAACAGCAATCCATCCGAGGGAATACGCTATAGTGGTGATGGCACACCGATTACCGACAACCGCAACTCCTTCCGTCGGTTCACCGGTCTGCCGCTGGTGGGCTACTCGGATCAGAATGCCAATATCGTCGGTATGTATGAGTACGAGGATATCCGGTTCCGCCTGGCCTACACCTGGCGCTCGGAGTATCTGTTGACGATGCGGGAATCCGAGGAGTTCGTACCGACGTACGCCAAAGCGCAAGGCATGATGGATGCCAGCCTGTACTATGACATCAGCGATATCTGGAGTGTCGGTCTGGAAGCCAGCAACCTGCTGGATGAAGAGACCAAAACCCAGTATCAGCTGAACCAGGCCGGTGACCGAACTGACGCGTTGAGCTTCACCACCGACCGCCGATACGCACTGAGCGTACGCGCGGTATTCTGA